In Dromaius novaehollandiae isolate bDroNov1 chromosome 4, bDroNov1.hap1, whole genome shotgun sequence, a single genomic region encodes these proteins:
- the LOC112984127 gene encoding D-aspartate oxidase-like, which produces MAAPKVAVVGAGVIGLSTALCIAEAFPACSLAVIADRFTPNTTSDVAAGMLIPHTIPDTAIHVQKQWFKDTFTYLFAISNSAEASEAGIHLVSGWQVFKSTPMEELPFWSDIVLGFRPMSEAELQKFPQHRCGQAFTTLKCDCPPYLLWLEKRLKAKGVQMYTRKVANLWELHSEYNIVVNCTGIGAHQLVGDQKLFPVRGQVLKVHAPWVKHFVRDGDGLTYIYPGIHNVTLGGTREKESWNLSPDPSTTKAIFDRCCSLEPSLQQAQDIKVKVGLRPSRVCVALHREVLSQGGAKLLVVHNYGHGSGGFWMHRGTAKEAAHLVGECIAALQGSSLRAKF; this is translated from the exons ATGGCAGCACCGAAGGTGGCCGTGGTTGGCGCGGGAGTCATCGGGCTGTCCACGGCGCTGTGCATCGCGGAGGCCTTCCCCGCCTGCTCCCTCGCTGTCATTGCAGACCGGTTCACCCCCAACACGACGAGCGACGTGGCGGCGGGGATGCTCATCCCTCACACCATCCCAG ACACAGCAATCCACGTGCAGAAGCAGTGGTTCAAAGACACGTTTACTTATCTTTTTGCCATCAGTAATTCAGCGGAGGCATCAGAGGCTGGCATCCACCTCGTGTCTGG ctggcaggtctttaagagCACTCCCATGGAAGAGTTACCGTTCTGGTCTGACATTGTCCTGGGATTTCGACCAATGTCTGAAGCCGAACTCCAGAAATTCCCACAGCACAGATGTGGTCAGGCCTTTACAACACTGAAATGCGACTGCCCACCCTACCTACTATGGCTGGAGAAAAG gtTGAAAGCAAAAGGTGTCCAGATGTATACCAGAAAAGTAGCAAACTTATGGGAGCTGCACAGTGAATATAACATTGTTGTCAACTGCACAGGCATTGGTGCCCACCAGCTTGTGGGGGACCAGAAGCTGTTCCCTGTCAGGGGCCAAGTACTCAAGGTCCATGCTCCTTGGGTGAAACACTTTGTCCGGGACGGGGATGGCTTAACTTACATCTACCCAGGGATACACAACGTAACCCTAGGGGGAACCAGGGAAAAGGAGAGCTGGAACCTCTCCCCTGATCCCAGCACTACCAAAGCCATCTTTGACAGATGCTGTTCCCTTGAGCCCTCACTTCAGCAAGCTCAGGATATAAAGGTGAAGGTGGGCCTGAGGCCGTCCCGAGTGTGTGTGGCACTGCACAGAGAGGTCTTAAGCCAAGGAGGAGCAAAACTCCTGGTGGTCCACAACTATGGGCACGGGTCAGGTGGCTTTTGGATGCACAGGGGTACAGCCAAAGAGGCTGCTCACCTGGTAGGGGAGTGCATTGCTGCCTTGCAAGGCTCATCACTGAGAGCCAAGTTTTGA